The following coding sequences are from one Thunnus maccoyii chromosome 17, fThuMac1.1, whole genome shotgun sequence window:
- the lrfn2b gene encoding leucine-rich repeat and fibronectin type-III domain-containing protein 2, translating to MYDSTMDHIICCLLVLGATVMITHACPKYCVCQNLSESLGTLCPSKGLLFVPPDIDRSTVELRLGGNYILRITQQDFANMTDLVDLTLSRNTISYIQPFSFGDLETLRSLHLDNNRLMELGPDDLRGLVNLQHLIVNNNQLGRIHDKAFEDLAPALEDLDLSYNNLMSLPWDSVRQMINLHQLSLDHNLLDFIPEGTFTDLERLARLDLTSNRLQKLPPDPIFARAQDSMILTTPYAPQLSLSLGGNPLHCNCEMLWLRRLERDDDLETCASPPALKGRYFWKIKEEEFVCQPPLITQHTHRMLVLEGQTASLRCEATGDPSPTIHWISPDDRLLGNSSRTAVFSNGTLSITITTSKDYGTFTCIAANVAGESTASVEVSIVQLPHLSNGTGQPAQPKSRLSDITGTTRISKGAPKSQPEKAVSVSEVTAVSALVKWMVSKSAPKVKMYQLQYNCSDDEVLIYRMIPASSKAFLVTNLVSGTRYDLCVLAAWDDTATTLTATNVVGCTHFFTQDDYPQCQSLPSQLLGGTMILVVGGIIVATLLVFIVILMVRYKAADAEPPVGKLTSVSDTHSQTNGGRLGQNGLLMPQSQPQPQPEPKVKAKVTLQDEVVEFKCGSLQSSLTSSSSSSASMDGGSYSPNSTLANIWRSAPSKPRSNLDHLLGAFTSLELRGAQGRDAGASSSAAMTAVKPHTDREPLLGRTLDSSLSRLLMLPLDTKPKRSQSFDMGDVTGAGAAQLCNKPRRISSIWTKRSLSVNGMLLQCEEEGDTGGSKGTIDSADWVMESTV from the exons ATGTATGACTCTACCATGGACCACATCATCTGCTGCCTGTTGGTCCTGGGAGCCACAGTGATGATCACCCATGCATGCCCCAAGTACTGTGTATGCCAGAATCTGTCAGAGTCCCTGGGAACACTGTGTCCCTCCAAAGGCCTTCTATTCGTGCCTCCGGACATTGACCGCAGCACGGTGGAGCTGCGACTGGGAGGCAACTACATCCTCCGTATCACACAGCAGGACTTTGCTAATATGACTGACTTAGTAGACCTGACCCTCTCCAGGAACACCATTAGCTACATCCAGCCCTTCTCCTTTGGTGACCTGGAAACGCTGCGCTCACTTCATCTGGACAACAACCGCTTGATGGAGCTTGGCCCTGATGACTTGCGAGGTTTGGTAAACCTGCAGCACCTCATTGTCAACAATAACCAACTAGGACGCATTCATGACAAGGCATTTGAGGACCTTGCACCTGCCTTGGAGGATCTGGACCTCTCTTACAACAACTTGATGTCTCTGCCCTGGGACTCAGTCCGCCAGATGATCAACCTGCACCAGCTCAGTCTGGACCACAACTTGTTGGACTTCATTCCAGAGGGCACCTTCACAGACCTGGAAAGGCTGGCGAGACTGGACCTGACATCTAACCGACTGCAGAAGCTACCCCCAGACCCCATCTTTGCCCGCGCCCAGGACTCGATGATCTTGACCACACCCTACGCTCCCCAGCTGTCCTTGAGCCTGGGTGGGAACCCACTGCACTGCAACTGTGAGATGTTGTGGCTGCGGAGACTTGAAAGAGACGACGACCTGGAGACTTGTGCCTCCCCTCCTGCACTTAAGGGTCGTTACTTTTGGAAAATAAAGGAGGAGGAGTTTGTGTGTCAGCCACCTCTCATTACCCAACACACCCACAGAATGCTGGTCTTGGAGGGCCAGACAGCCAGCCTAAGGTGCGAAGCTACTGGAGATCCTTCCCCCACCATCCACTGGATCTCCCCTGATGATCGGCTGCTTGGCAACTCCTCTCGCACCGCAGTGTTCAGCAATGGAACCCTGAGCATCACTATTACCACCTCCAAGGACTACGGCACCTTCACCTGCATTGCCGCTAATGTTGCCGGGGAGTCCACTGCCTCAGTGGAGGTGTCCATAGTCCAGCTCCCCCACCTTAGCAACGGTACCGGGCAGCCAGCACAGCCAAAGTCCCGTCTCTCTGACATCACAGGCACCACCAGGATCAGCAAGGGGGCTCCCAAGAGCCAACCAGAGAAGGCTGTATCTGTCTCTGAGGTAACAGCTGTGTCAGCGCTGGTCAAGTGGATGGTGAGCAAGTCAGCACCCAAGGTGAAGATGTACCAGCTCCAGTACAACTGCTCTGACGATGAGGTTCTGATCTACAG GATGATCCCGGCCTCCAGCAAAGCTTTCTTGGTGACAAATCTGGTGTCCGGGACCCGCTACGATCTGTGTGTGCTGGCCGCCTGGGACGACACAGCCACCACGCTCACGGCCACCAATGTTGTGGGCTGCACGCATTTCTTCACGCAGGACGACTACCCTCAGTGCCAGTCTCTGCCCAGCCAGCTGCTGGGAGGCACCATGATCCTGGTGGTGGGAGGCATCATCGTGGCCACCCTGCTCGTGTTCATCGTCATCCTCATGGTGCGCTACAAAGCTGCTGATGCAGAACCTCCAGTGGGGAAGCTGACCAGCGTCAGCGACACACACTCTCAGACTAACGGGGGTCGGCTCGGGCAAAATGGACTTCTCATGCCCCAGTCTCAACCTCAACCGCAGCCGGAGCCCAAGGTCAAGGCCAAAGTGACACTGCAGGACGAGGTGGTGGAGTTCAAGTGTGGCTCCCTCCAGAGCAGCCtcacctcttcttcctcttcctcagcctCCATGGATGGGGGCTCATACAGCCCCAACAGCACACTTGCCAACATTTGGAGGTCAGCTCCCTCCAAGCCCCGGTCCAACCTGGACCACCTCCTCGGGGCCTTCACCTCGCTGGAGCTGCGGGGGGCACAGGGCCGAGATGCAGGAGCCTCCAGCAGTGCTGCCATGACAGCAGTGAAGCCTCACACAGATAGGGAGCCGCTGCTGGGCCGGACGCTGGATTCCAGCCTCAGCCGGCTCCTCATGCTACCTCTGGACACCAAGCCAAAGAGGAGCCAGTCCTTTGACATGGGAGACGTAACAGGCGCTGGCGCCGCTCAGCTGTGCAACAAACCGCGTAGGATCAGCAGTATCTGGACTAAGAGGAGCCTGTCTGTAAATGGTATGTTGCTGCAGTGCGAGGAGGAGGGGGACACTGGGGGGAGCAAGGGCACAATAGACAGCGCTGACTGGGTGATGGAGAGTACTGTCTAG